A stretch of the Deinococcus sp. KSM4-11 genome encodes the following:
- a CDS encoding AEC family transporter codes for MFQALSSVLLPVILVAGLGALLSSRFPIDQATVSRLTLYLLSPALVLNVLLKTPVKAAEALTLGGAYLITMLLCLGLGWLCGLGLPGLSQRSYSAGVGIWNSGNMGLPIALFAFGQAGFERATVLFLASFVGMYAVGPAVYSLGRTGVHPLDAARDILRLPAIWATVLGLSLRLLHVTLPEGLLRGVELLSQATLPMVLLALGLHLGAAGRPRLDARLWLASAARLIGGPIIALLVGRTLHLNGANLAVLILSASMPTAVNAMLIAREYNADVDTVAAIATLSTLLSVVTIAVVVTLLPVLTGQPLHP; via the coding sequence ATGTTCCAGGCCCTCAGCAGCGTGCTCCTTCCCGTCATTCTGGTGGCCGGCCTGGGGGCGCTGCTCTCGTCGCGCTTTCCCATCGATCAGGCCACCGTGTCTCGCCTGACGCTGTACCTGCTGTCGCCCGCGCTGGTGCTGAATGTGCTCCTGAAAACGCCCGTGAAGGCGGCCGAGGCGCTCACCCTGGGCGGCGCGTACCTGATCACCATGCTGCTGTGCCTGGGCCTGGGCTGGCTGTGCGGTCTGGGCCTGCCGGGCCTGTCGCAGCGCAGTTACAGCGCGGGCGTGGGCATCTGGAACAGCGGCAACATGGGACTGCCCATCGCCCTGTTCGCCTTCGGTCAGGCGGGCTTCGAGCGGGCCACGGTGCTGTTCCTGGCGTCCTTCGTGGGCATGTACGCGGTCGGCCCGGCGGTGTACAGCCTGGGCCGCACTGGCGTTCACCCGCTGGACGCCGCGAGGGACATCCTGCGCCTGCCGGCCATCTGGGCGACGGTGCTGGGCCTGAGCCTGCGCCTGCTGCACGTGACCCTGCCCGAGGGGCTCCTGCGCGGCGTGGAACTGCTCTCGCAGGCGACCCTGCCCATGGTGCTGCTGGCACTGGGCCTGCACCTGGGCGCCGCCGGACGCCCGCGCCTGGACGCGCGGCTGTGGCTGGCGAGTGCGGCGCGGCTGATCGGCGGGCCGATCATCGCACTGCTGGTGGGCCGGACGCTGCACCTGAACGGTGCGAATCTCGCCGTGCTGATCCTGTCGGCCAGCATGCCCACCGCCGTGAACGCCATGCTGATCGCCCGCGAGTACAACGCGGACGTCGATACCGTCGCGGCGATTGCCACCCTGAGCACGCTCCTGTCCGTGGTGACGATCGCCGTAGTCGTGACACTGCTGCCCGTGCTGACCGGCCAGCCGCTGCATCCCTGA
- a CDS encoding AAA family ATPase, whose translation MDTLNLHTLWRDLEGTIRQTLAQNQLAQGGLLIGVFSALAVFARSLPWTLWHWLERRYTLTLDVQGDDPAFPWLAAWLAAQPVGRRLRHLGVVTRYNEQMGGQNLTLATDQDGDDVNVRLVPLSGQVLLRFRGHWLLARPSRERRESQSERLLGFKHSLTIQMLAVSRGVIPDLLRAAYEFTAGKVDGRVEIHVPSYDTWSLAERRAARPLDTLIYDGGLVGDLRADLDAFFADRDWYGGMGIPYRRGYLLHGPPGNGKSSLVAALAGTVGLNVCVLNLATPDLSDDRLTSLLSNLPRRALLLLEDIDAVFLGREPHTPSVKLSFNGLLNALDGVAAGEGRVTFMTTNELDGLDAALIRPGRADRHVLIGHATRAQVAGILRRFWPGWTEADLAPLLRGVPDGRLSMARVQEFLLERRADEGAVRRDWAALVGQGCPTRLKLLAG comes from the coding sequence ATGGACACCCTCAACCTGCATACCCTCTGGCGCGATCTGGAGGGCACCATCCGGCAGACGCTGGCGCAGAACCAGCTCGCACAGGGCGGCCTGCTGATCGGCGTGTTCAGTGCCCTGGCGGTGTTCGCACGGTCGCTGCCCTGGACACTCTGGCACTGGCTAGAGCGGCGCTACACGCTCACCCTGGACGTGCAGGGGGACGACCCGGCCTTTCCCTGGCTGGCCGCGTGGCTGGCGGCGCAGCCGGTGGGTCGTCGCCTGCGGCACCTGGGCGTCGTCACCCGGTACAACGAGCAGATGGGCGGTCAGAACCTGACCCTGGCCACCGATCAGGACGGCGATGACGTGAATGTCCGCCTGGTGCCTCTGAGCGGGCAGGTGCTGCTGCGCTTCCGGGGGCACTGGCTGCTGGCCCGGCCCAGCCGCGAGCGGCGTGAGAGCCAGAGCGAGCGGCTGCTGGGGTTCAAACACAGCCTGACGATCCAGATGCTGGCCGTCTCGCGCGGGGTGATTCCCGACCTGTTGCGCGCCGCATACGAGTTCACGGCCGGGAAGGTCGATGGCCGCGTGGAGATCCACGTGCCCAGCTACGACACGTGGTCGCTTGCCGAACGCCGTGCCGCCCGCCCGCTGGACACCCTGATCTACGATGGTGGACTGGTGGGCGACCTGCGCGCCGACCTGGACGCCTTCTTTGCCGACCGCGACTGGTATGGGGGCATGGGCATCCCGTACCGCCGGGGCTACCTGCTGCACGGTCCGCCCGGCAACGGCAAGAGTTCCCTGGTGGCGGCGCTGGCGGGCACGGTGGGCTTGAACGTGTGTGTCCTGAACCTGGCCACGCCGGATCTGAGTGACGACCGCCTGACCAGTCTGCTGTCGAACCTGCCGCGCCGCGCGCTGCTGCTGCTGGAGGACATCGACGCCGTGTTTCTGGGGCGCGAACCGCACACTCCCAGTGTGAAGCTGAGCTTCAACGGCCTGCTGAACGCCCTGGACGGCGTGGCGGCCGGTGAGGGCCGGGTGACCTTCATGACCACCAATGAACTGGATGGTCTGGACGCGGCCCTGATCCGACCGGGTCGCGCCGACCGGCACGTGCTGATCGGCCATGCCACCCGCGCGCAGGTGGCGGGAATACTGCGCCGTTTCTGGCCCGGCTGGACGGAGGCCGACCTTGCCCCGCTGCTGCGCGGCGTGCCCGACGGTCGGCTGAGCATGGCCCGCGTGCAGGAGTTCCTGCTGGAACGCCGTGCCGACGAGGGGGCCGTGCGCCGCGACTGGGCTGCGCTAGTCGGCCAGGGCTGCCCCACACGGCTGAAACTGCTGGCCGGCTGA
- a CDS encoding HAMP domain-containing sensor histidine kinase, giving the protein MVRASGLSVRLRLTLSYAGFLMLAGALLLAVVWVFLLRYVPAEIDLRIPSPGGTERVATARGSSLPAPPRGQFIPNRSDLVRAFVPRAAATLVVLLVLGLAGGWLLAGAMLTPLTRITDATRRATQGSLAHRIRLPGRRDEFRELADAFDAMLSRLEAHVAEQRRFAANASHELRTPLAITRTLLDVARHDPHRDTDALVDRLHAVNTRAIDLTEALLLLSRADQRSFTREPVDLSLLAEEATETLLPLAERCGVTIETLGDMTWAVGSHALLLQLTMNLVHNAIVHNLPAQGDVRIRTGVQSGGALLTVENTGETLTPQLVSTLTEPFRRGTERIRTDHAGVGLGLAIVKSITQAHDGTLTLSPRADGGLRVTVNFPAAPAQAGS; this is encoded by the coding sequence GTGGTTAGAGCGTCTGGCCTGAGCGTGCGCCTCAGGCTCACCCTCAGTTATGCCGGCTTCCTGATGCTGGCCGGTGCCCTGCTGCTCGCGGTCGTGTGGGTGTTCCTGCTGCGCTACGTGCCGGCGGAGATCGATCTGCGGATCCCATCGCCGGGCGGCACGGAGCGGGTCGCAACAGCCCGGGGTTCGTCCCTGCCGGCGCCGCCTCGCGGGCAGTTCATCCCCAACCGCTCCGACCTGGTACGGGCCTTCGTTCCCAGGGCCGCTGCCACGCTGGTCGTCCTGCTGGTGCTCGGCCTGGCGGGGGGGTGGCTTCTGGCTGGCGCCATGCTCACGCCGCTCACCCGGATCACCGACGCCACACGCCGCGCCACGCAAGGATCGCTCGCCCACCGGATCCGGCTCCCGGGCCGCAGAGATGAATTCCGCGAACTCGCCGACGCGTTCGATGCCATGCTCTCGCGGCTCGAAGCGCACGTCGCCGAACAGCGACGATTCGCAGCGAACGCGTCCCATGAACTGCGCACCCCGCTGGCCATCACGCGGACGCTGCTCGATGTGGCCCGCCACGATCCGCACCGCGACACCGACGCCCTGGTCGACCGGCTCCACGCCGTCAACACCAGGGCGATTGACCTCACGGAAGCCCTGCTCCTGCTCAGCCGCGCCGACCAGCGCTCGTTCACGCGGGAGCCCGTCGATCTGTCCCTCCTGGCGGAAGAGGCCACGGAAACGCTCCTCCCTCTTGCGGAACGATGCGGCGTCACCATCGAGACCCTCGGCGACATGACCTGGGCTGTGGGGTCACACGCGCTGCTGCTGCAATTGACGATGAACCTCGTGCACAACGCGATCGTTCACAATCTGCCGGCACAGGGTGACGTTCGGATCCGCACCGGCGTCCAATCCGGGGGAGCGCTGCTCACCGTCGAGAATACCGGCGAGACGCTCACGCCACAGCTGGTCTCCACGCTCACCGAGCCGTTTCGGCGGGGCACCGAACGGATCCGCACGGATCACGCCGGGGTCGGTCTCGGCCTGGCCATCGTCAAGAGCATCACGCAGGCACACGACGGAACCCTCACCCTCAGCCCCCGCGCCGACGGGGGGCTCCGCGTGACGGTGAACTTTCCCGCCGCGCCAGCGCAAGCTGGCAGTTGA
- a CDS encoding IS5 family transposase gives MASQTYDSDLTDDEWSILSDVWPPRSARGAPPQWSTRDIVNAVLYVLRGGIAWRALPHDFPPWQTVYYHFRQLKMAGVWEHITTSVRRIYRVRIGRSPDPHAAIIDSQSAKTTESGGPRGFDGNKKVNGRKRHILVDTLGLLQGVVVHPANLHDRVGGRLLVQAVKGELPTLEKMWADQGYAGQFKHWASQELNLEFEVVYPWWRQLKRYMPDWLEAQGFDEKAFHVLPRRWVVERSFAWMGRNRRLSRDFETLPETEETWCYVAMTRLLLRRLATI, from the coding sequence ATGGCTTCTCAGACGTATGATTCTGACCTCACCGATGACGAATGGTCGATCCTGAGCGACGTGTGGCCACCACGATCGGCCCGAGGCGCACCGCCGCAGTGGTCAACACGTGACATCGTCAATGCCGTGCTGTACGTGCTGCGTGGTGGGATCGCTTGGAGGGCGCTGCCGCATGACTTTCCACCCTGGCAGACCGTGTACTACCACTTCCGTCAACTGAAGATGGCCGGCGTGTGGGAACACATCACCACATCCGTGCGTCGGATCTATCGTGTGCGGATCGGGCGTTCGCCCGATCCGCACGCAGCCATCATCGATAGTCAGTCTGCAAAGACCACCGAAAGTGGTGGCCCACGCGGCTTTGACGGCAACAAAAAGGTCAATGGCCGCAAGCGGCACATCCTGGTCGATACTCTTGGCCTGCTGCAGGGGGTGGTCGTACATCCGGCGAACCTCCACGATCGGGTCGGAGGTCGCCTCTTGGTACAGGCCGTCAAGGGGGAACTGCCCACCCTGGAGAAGATGTGGGCTGACCAGGGGTACGCGGGGCAGTTCAAGCACTGGGCGAGTCAGGAACTCAACCTCGAATTCGAGGTCGTTTACCCATGGTGGCGCCAGCTAAAACGGTACATGCCGGACTGGTTGGAGGCCCAGGGGTTCGACGAGAAAGCGTTCCATGTGTTGCCCAGGCGCTGGGTGGTCGAGCGTTCCTTCGCATGGATGGGCCGAAATCGTCGATTGTCACGCGATTTCGAGACGCTGCCCGAAACGGAAGAAACGTGGTGCTACGTGGCCATGACCCGCCTCCTGCTCCGCCGACTGGCCACAATATGA
- a CDS encoding phosphatase PAP2 family protein: MTTPSLTRPPAPAHLLRWLAGILIPLVIVGVLAEDVAEQERFGFETPMMLWVHAHAPAWLTQLSVLLHTFGGPFGMGAATLLILAALHFTHREREALFALLGLGSAVGIALGMKLIFNRPRPELWPRLVHESGASFPSGHSATAAALATVLVVLLWRTPWRWPALILGVAYTLLSGVARLVLGVHFPTDVLAGWLTGLACALGAARLTGVSVPAPILSRVSGRS, translated from the coding sequence ATGACCACGCCCAGCCTGACCCGCCCGCCCGCGCCCGCACACCTGCTGCGCTGGCTGGCGGGCATCCTGATTCCGCTGGTGATCGTGGGCGTGCTGGCCGAGGACGTCGCCGAGCAGGAACGCTTCGGCTTCGAGACCCCCATGATGCTGTGGGTTCACGCCCACGCCCCCGCCTGGTTGACCCAGCTGAGCGTGCTGCTGCACACCTTCGGCGGGCCGTTCGGGATGGGCGCGGCGACCCTGCTGATCCTTGCCGCCCTGCACTTCACACACCGAGAGCGGGAGGCGCTGTTCGCGCTGCTGGGCCTGGGCAGCGCCGTGGGAATCGCGCTGGGCATGAAACTGATCTTCAACCGGCCCCGTCCGGAGCTGTGGCCCCGCCTGGTGCACGAGAGCGGCGCGTCGTTTCCGAGTGGACACAGTGCCACGGCGGCCGCGCTCGCCACCGTGCTGGTGGTTCTGCTGTGGCGCACGCCGTGGCGCTGGCCCGCGCTGATCCTGGGCGTGGCCTATACGCTGCTCAGTGGAGTGGCACGGCTGGTGCTGGGCGTGCACTTTCCGACCGACGTCCTGGCAGGCTGGCTGACGGGCCTGGCCTGCGCGCTGGGTGCGGCGCGCCTGACCGGCGTGAGCGTGCCCGCCCCAATCCTGTCCCGCGTGAGCGGGCGCAGCTGA
- a CDS encoding type II secretion system protein, with amino-acid sequence MIRNSTTGFTLIELLIVIAIIGLLAGVLVPIAVNARAKATDSAAATVSRQVATAAAAVFISSNSFPTCSYTKPATLITGGSQSVTVNIAIPVTNIECTKVGTSNALDVTVTYDGGTKSSVTTTIE; translated from the coding sequence GTGATCCGTAACTCAACGACAGGCTTCACTTTGATCGAATTGCTAATCGTGATCGCGATCATTGGCCTCCTCGCCGGCGTTCTGGTACCTATCGCGGTGAATGCGCGGGCCAAAGCTACCGATTCCGCAGCAGCAACAGTCAGTCGGCAAGTTGCCACTGCTGCCGCCGCTGTGTTTATCTCTTCCAATAGTTTTCCTACGTGTAGCTACACTAAACCGGCAACGTTGATCACTGGCGGCAGTCAAAGCGTCACTGTGAACATCGCAATACCCGTCACAAATATCGAATGTACTAAGGTAGGAACCAGTAACGCCCTTGATGTCACTGTTACCTATGATGGTGGCACAAAGTCCAGCGTCACCACGACCATAGAGTAA
- a CDS encoding M15 family metallopeptidase: MAVASPPPAPRAAPPLAPRLSGGPHGGRPDVAGTTDGVVPDGVTVFEGGYPAVARLDPGLLGALRRAATAAADEGITVVVNSGWRSRTYQNRILRKAVSKYGSEAKAARWVATADTSPHVSGNAVDIGPTQATAWLSRHGARYGLCQIYRNEPWHYELRREDIGHGCPPLYADPTHDPRMQ; encoded by the coding sequence ATGGCGGTTGCGTCGCCGCCACCAGCACCCAGGGCCGCGCCACCCCTCGCGCCCCGGCTGTCCGGTGGGCCGCACGGCGGCCGCCCCGACGTCGCCGGCACGACCGACGGGGTCGTTCCTGACGGCGTGACCGTCTTCGAAGGCGGGTACCCGGCAGTGGCCAGGCTCGATCCAGGCCTCCTGGGGGCCCTCCGCCGGGCCGCAACGGCCGCTGCGGACGAAGGGATCACGGTCGTCGTGAACAGCGGCTGGCGTTCCCGGACGTACCAGAACCGGATACTCCGCAAGGCGGTCTCGAAGTACGGCTCGGAAGCGAAAGCGGCCCGCTGGGTCGCCACGGCCGATACCTCTCCCCACGTGTCCGGGAACGCGGTCGACATCGGGCCGACCCAGGCCACGGCGTGGTTGTCCAGGCACGGCGCCAGGTACGGGCTGTGCCAGATCTACCGCAACGAGCCCTGGCATTACGAACTGCGCCGCGAAGACATCGGGCACGGCTGCCCGCCCCTGTACGCCGATCCCACACACGATCCGAGAATGCAGTGA
- a CDS encoding PIG-L deacetylase family protein encodes MKRLPLPRRRHLFPAAVLLGGLGLTVWINLPVTIRLFDGSADRVQALPALGDFHAGQRVLILSPHPDDETLCCAGMIQRAEAAGATVWITWVTAGDGFEFDAALTQGVLRPQAQNMRALGATRALEARKAAQVLGVPADHTFILGYPDRGLARLTTSNYAQPYTAPRTAASAVYVPGALTPGAPYTGEALEADLKRVLDRVKPDLVFAPAPQDFHTDHRTVANLAMRLMAQRQQENRLRYWVVHGGLEWPVPKGLHGELPLTIPPRAKTLPWERADLTPAEVDRKLQAVNTYRTQTRIMGRFMRAFVRRNELLSQGTPDPDPIPDSDAP; translated from the coding sequence ATGAAGCGACTTCCGCTGCCCCGCCGACGCCACCTGTTTCCCGCCGCCGTGCTGTTGGGGGGTCTGGGGCTGACCGTGTGGATCAACCTGCCGGTCACGATCCGCCTGTTCGACGGCAGCGCGGATCGCGTGCAGGCCCTTCCGGCCCTGGGCGACTTCCACGCCGGACAGCGGGTGCTGATCCTGTCTCCCCACCCGGACGACGAGACCCTGTGCTGCGCCGGCATGATCCAGCGGGCCGAGGCGGCAGGCGCGACCGTCTGGATTACCTGGGTGACCGCCGGGGACGGCTTCGAGTTCGACGCGGCACTCACGCAGGGCGTGCTGCGGCCGCAGGCCCAGAACATGCGGGCGCTGGGAGCCACCCGCGCGCTGGAAGCGCGCAAGGCCGCCCAGGTGCTGGGTGTTCCGGCAGACCACACGTTCATCCTGGGCTACCCGGATCGGGGGCTGGCCCGGCTGACCACGTCCAACTACGCGCAGCCCTACACCGCGCCGCGCACCGCCGCGTCGGCCGTGTATGTGCCGGGCGCCCTGACGCCCGGCGCGCCCTACACCGGCGAGGCGCTGGAAGCCGACCTGAAGCGTGTGCTCGACCGCGTAAAGCCCGATCTGGTCTTCGCGCCCGCTCCGCAGGACTTCCACACGGATCACCGCACTGTGGCGAACCTCGCCATGCGCCTGATGGCCCAGCGGCAGCAGGAGAATCGCCTGCGCTACTGGGTGGTGCATGGCGGCCTGGAATGGCCGGTGCCCAAGGGCCTGCACGGCGAACTGCCCCTGACCATTCCACCCCGTGCGAAGACGCTGCCGTGGGAACGCGCGGACCTCACACCCGCCGAGGTGGATCGCAAGTTGCAGGCGGTGAACACCTACCGGACGCAGACGCGGATCATGGGGCGCTTCATGCGGGCGTTCGTGCGCCGCAACGAACTGCTCAGTCAGGGCACGCCCGATCCGGATCCCATCCCGGACAGCGACGCCCCATGA
- a CDS encoding type IV pilin protein, whose amino-acid sequence MKNSTQGFTLIELLIVVAIIGILAAVLIPNLLGARAKANDAAASAVARQVLTAMAAVETNNSTSTGADATCSAKATLPTVTVTSGTQTATVNAPAPISDIACTSTASQFSVTLTYSGGSSGKSPLLVTSAK is encoded by the coding sequence ATGAAGAACAGCACCCAGGGCTTCACCCTCATCGAGCTCCTCATCGTCGTTGCGATCATCGGCATCCTGGCCGCGGTCCTCATCCCCAACCTGCTGGGCGCCCGCGCTAAAGCCAACGACGCCGCAGCAAGCGCCGTGGCCCGCCAGGTACTGACCGCCATGGCAGCCGTCGAAACCAACAACTCCACCTCCACCGGTGCGGATGCGACCTGCTCGGCCAAAGCCACCCTGCCTACGGTTACCGTGACCTCTGGCACCCAGACCGCTACCGTGAACGCTCCTGCTCCCATCAGCGACATCGCCTGCACGAGCACGGCGTCACAGTTCTCCGTCACCCTGACGTACTCCGGCGGCAGCAGCGGCAAGTCCCCCCTCCTGGTGACCTCCGCCAAGTAA
- a CDS encoding type IV pilin protein: MKNSTQGFTLIELLIVVAIIGILAAVLIPNLLGARSKANDAAAQAVARQVLTAMAAVETNNSTSTGSDAKCSDKTTLPTVTVTSGTQTASVNAPAPINDIACTSTASQFSVTLTYDGGTKSPLLVTSAK; the protein is encoded by the coding sequence ATGAAGAACAGCACTCAAGGATTTACACTCATCGAGCTCCTCATTGTCGTGGCAATTATTGGCATCCTGGCTGCTGTGCTGATCCCGAACCTCCTGGGTGCACGCTCTAAAGCGAACGATGCGGCCGCACAGGCGGTGGCTCGTCAGGTTCTGACTGCAATGGCTGCGGTTGAAACCAACAACTCTACTTCGACCGGTTCTGATGCTAAGTGCTCGGACAAAACCACCTTGCCTACGGTTACCGTGACATCGGGTACTCAGACCGCTTCTGTGAATGCTCCTGCTCCTATCAATGATATTGCCTGTACGAGCACAGCGTCACAGTTCTCTGTCACCCTGACATATGACGGTGGCACCAAGTCGCCTCTGCTTGTGACGTCGGCCAAATAA
- a CDS encoding DNA cytosine methyltransferase, translating to MTSHISLFSGAMGLDLGLEAAGFQTRAAVEIDRAARETIRTNAAWFPHPPFIASDITRLGAADLLAATGLKRGEVTLVSGGPPCQPFSTAGRRGALNDPRGSLFRDFLRIVGEVQPRFFVMENVRGLLSATLRHRPISARDGTPLEPEEERGSAFHVILAEFERIGYTFTYGLLNAADYGVPQLRQRVVILGSRDHEPLALPEPTHSETGANGLPPWRTLRDALDNLHDPIPHFQPYSKVRLQYLRLVPEGGNWRSLPKELIPSAMGGAYTSAGGRVGFYRRLSWDRPAPTVTTSPTQKATDLCHPSEHRPISVREAARLQGFPDDWAFSGSLAEQYRQIGNAVPVGLGKAIGDTLMGLVQRAGRENVPA from the coding sequence GTGACCTCCCACATCTCCCTGTTTTCCGGTGCCATGGGCCTCGACCTGGGCCTGGAAGCGGCCGGATTTCAGACGCGCGCCGCCGTGGAGATCGACCGGGCGGCGCGGGAGACCATCAGGACGAATGCCGCGTGGTTTCCACACCCGCCGTTCATCGCCTCCGACATCACGCGGCTCGGTGCCGCCGACCTGCTCGCGGCCACGGGATTGAAGCGTGGCGAGGTTACCCTGGTGAGCGGTGGGCCACCGTGTCAGCCGTTCTCCACTGCCGGGCGGCGCGGGGCTCTGAATGATCCGCGCGGCAGCCTGTTCCGCGACTTCCTGCGGATCGTGGGCGAGGTTCAGCCGCGCTTCTTCGTGATGGAAAACGTGCGCGGCCTGTTGTCAGCCACGCTGCGGCACCGGCCGATCTCGGCGCGTGACGGAACGCCACTGGAACCCGAAGAGGAACGGGGTTCAGCCTTCCACGTCATCCTGGCCGAGTTCGAGCGCATCGGGTACACCTTCACGTATGGCCTGCTGAACGCCGCCGACTACGGTGTGCCCCAGCTCCGGCAGCGCGTGGTGATCCTGGGCAGCCGCGACCACGAACCCCTGGCCCTGCCCGAACCCACCCACTCCGAAACGGGTGCGAACGGTCTGCCCCCCTGGCGTACCCTGCGCGACGCCCTGGACAATCTGCACGACCCCATCCCGCACTTCCAGCCGTACAGCAAGGTCAGACTCCAGTACCTGCGCCTCGTGCCCGAGGGCGGCAACTGGCGCAGCCTGCCTAAAGAACTGATTCCCTCCGCGATGGGCGGGGCGTACACGTCAGCCGGCGGCAGGGTCGGCTTTTACCGACGCCTGAGCTGGGATCGGCCCGCGCCGACTGTGACCACCAGCCCCACCCAGAAGGCCACGGATCTGTGCCACCCCAGCGAGCACCGGCCCATCAGCGTCCGCGAGGCGGCCCGCTTGCAGGGATTCCCGGACGACTGGGCCTTCAGCGGCAGCTTGGCCGAACAGTACCGCCAGATCGGAAACGCCGTGCCCGTCGGGTTGGGGAAGGCCATAGGCGATACGCTGATGGGTCTGGTGCAGCGCGCAGGCAGGGAGAACGTACCTGCGTGA
- a CDS encoding response regulator transcription factor, which yields MRVLIVEDEPYLAQAIRDGLRLEAIAADIAGHGDTALELLSINAYDIAVLDRDIPGPSGDEIAESIVASGSGLPILMLTAANRLDDKTSGFELGADDYLTKPFELGELVLRLRALDRRRAYHRPPVWALAGLRLDPFRREVYRDGRYVALTRKQFAVLEVLVAAEGGVISAEELLKRAWDDHADSFTNAVRITVSALRKRLGEPWLIATVPGVGYRIDPGANPGSEEKDRG from the coding sequence ATGCGTGTGTTGATCGTCGAGGACGAACCCTACCTGGCCCAGGCGATCCGCGATGGCCTGCGCCTGGAGGCGATTGCCGCCGACATCGCCGGTCACGGTGACACCGCACTGGAACTGCTGAGCATCAACGCCTATGACATCGCCGTCCTCGACCGCGACATTCCTGGCCCCAGCGGGGACGAGATCGCGGAAAGCATCGTCGCGTCCGGAAGCGGCCTGCCGATCCTGATGCTCACCGCCGCGAACCGGCTTGACGACAAGACCTCCGGATTCGAACTCGGTGCCGACGACTATCTCACCAAGCCGTTCGAACTCGGGGAACTCGTCCTCAGGCTCAGGGCACTCGATCGCCGGCGGGCGTACCACAGGCCGCCCGTGTGGGCTCTGGCTGGTCTGCGTCTGGATCCCTTCCGCCGCGAGGTGTACCGCGACGGCCGGTATGTCGCGCTGACCCGCAAGCAGTTCGCCGTGCTCGAAGTGCTCGTCGCTGCCGAGGGCGGGGTCATCAGTGCTGAGGAGCTCCTGAAACGGGCCTGGGACGACCACGCCGACTCCTTCACCAATGCCGTGCGCATCACCGTCTCGGCCCTCCGCAAACGACTCGGTGAACCCTGGTTGATCGCCACGGTGCCCGGCGTCGGCTACCGCATCGATCCAGGCGCCAATCCCGGTTCAGAGGAAAAGGATCGTGGTTAG
- a CDS encoding DUF805 domain-containing protein, producing the protein MRLEPATGVMLGIPSWNLGLNHTEVPISGRMIGLLIQINIVAARLHDIGRSGKWPFLYLPFIGLLTALAMCDMADGQQDNQ; encoded by the coding sequence ATGCGCCTTGAACCCGCGACCGGCGTGATGCTCGGCATCCCGAGTTGGAACCTCGGTCTGAATCACACTGAAGTGCCAATCTCCGGCCGAATGATCGGCCTGCTCATCCAAATCAACATTGTGGCGGCCCGTCTGCACGACATCGGGCGCAGCGGGAAGTGGCCGTTTCTGTACCTCCCTTTTATCGGGTTGCTGACTGCGCTGGCCATGTGCGATATGGCCGATGGGCAGCAGGACAATCAATAG
- a CDS encoding GNAT family N-acetyltransferase, which yields MTAAPHLRPVRPDDRAALAQIAYHTGFFGASAAVYFPDAALFGALWMEPYLGGAGVEGAGAAGFVADLDGVVLGYIVGAPDHGAYQRALTAVVARFLTTHRPTPDTLRSLRYLVRAARYSSPHADWMAYPAHLHLNLLPAARGLGVGRRLLDAHLSALGGLGVPGVQLSTTTENGAAITLYGRAGFGVLASRDSPLWMPWLGRATTHVVMGRRCPGWDPDRACPD from the coding sequence GTGACCGCCGCTCCTCACCTGCGCCCGGTGCGCCCGGACGACCGCGCGGCCCTGGCGCAGATTGCGTACCACACGGGTTTCTTCGGGGCGAGCGCGGCCGTGTACTTCCCGGATGCCGCGCTGTTCGGCGCGCTGTGGATGGAGCCGTACCTGGGGGGTGCAGGAGTCGAGGGTGCGGGCGCTGCCGGGTTCGTCGCCGATCTGGACGGCGTAGTACTCGGCTACATCGTGGGCGCGCCGGATCACGGGGCGTACCAGCGCGCCCTGACGGCGGTGGTCGCGCGCTTCCTGACCACCCACCGGCCCACGCCCGACACCCTGCGAAGCCTGCGCTACCTGGTGCGGGCTGCGCGGTACTCGTCGCCCCATGCCGACTGGATGGCCTATCCCGCGCATCTGCACCTGAACCTGCTGCCCGCCGCGCGGGGTCTGGGCGTAGGCCGGCGGCTGCTGGACGCCCACCTCAGCGCCCTCGGGGGCCTGGGCGTCCCCGGTGTGCAGCTGTCCACCACCACCGAGAACGGCGCCGCCATCACCCTGTATGGCCGGGCCGGGTTCGGGGTTCTCGCCTCGCGCGACTCGCCGCTGTGGATGCCGTGGCTGGGGCGGGCGACCACCCACGTGGTCATGGGGCGTCGCTGTCCGGGATGGGATCCGGATCGGGCGTGCCCTGACTGA